One genomic window of Arthrobacter caoxuetaonis includes the following:
- a CDS encoding ABC transporter ATP-binding protein: MSRKNTPRPERTGTRDSVQQPAAAPSTSLTGEQMILRYGKDTVVDGVSLTFQPGQVTALVGPNGSGKSTLLRSMARLHRPDSGEIFLRGTGGERAASALTSRDFAREVTLFSQSRPAPQGLSVREVVAFGRHPYRHRFAGLDAEDHRIINRAMAVTGVGSMAGRSVSELSGGEVQRVWLAACLAQDTGVVLLDEPTNHLDLRYQIEILDLVRDLAESGTAVGIVLHDLDHAARVADSLLLMSAGRIHAAGDPHQVLTEQNISEVYGLQVQVTVEPETRRIRIDPLGRHTVRRRSTAHISS; this comes from the coding sequence ATGTCCCGGAAAAACACCCCGCGTCCGGAGCGGACCGGCACCCGGGATTCGGTGCAGCAGCCGGCGGCGGCGCCGTCGACCTCCCTCACCGGAGAGCAGATGATCCTGCGCTACGGCAAGGACACTGTGGTGGACGGGGTTTCCCTGACCTTCCAGCCCGGCCAGGTCACGGCCCTGGTGGGCCCCAACGGCAGCGGGAAATCCACCCTGCTGCGCTCCATGGCGCGGCTGCACCGTCCGGACTCGGGTGAAATTTTCCTCCGCGGAACCGGCGGCGAACGTGCCGCATCAGCGCTCACCTCCCGCGACTTCGCCCGTGAGGTGACCCTCTTTTCCCAGTCCCGCCCCGCCCCGCAGGGACTGAGCGTCCGGGAGGTCGTGGCATTTGGCCGGCACCCTTACCGGCACCGTTTTGCCGGGCTCGACGCCGAGGACCACCGGATCATCAACCGCGCCATGGCCGTCACGGGAGTCGGCTCGATGGCCGGCCGCTCCGTCAGCGAACTCTCCGGCGGGGAAGTCCAGCGCGTCTGGCTGGCCGCCTGCCTGGCCCAGGACACCGGCGTCGTACTCCTGGACGAACCCACCAACCACCTGGACCTGAGATACCAAATCGAGATCCTCGACCTGGTGCGTGACCTTGCGGAAAGCGGCACCGCCGTCGGCATTGTGCTGCACGACCTCGATCACGCCGCCCGCGTGGCCGACTCGCTGCTGCTGATGTCCGCCGGCAGGATCCACGCCGCCGGTGACCCGCACCAGGTGCTCACCGAACAGAACATCTCCGAGGTCTACGGCCTCCAGGTCCAGGTCACGGTGGAGCCGGAAACCCGGCGCATCCGCATCGACCCGCTGGGCCGGCACACCGTCCGGCGCCGGTCCACCGCCCACATTTCATCCTGA
- a CDS encoding iron-siderophore ABC transporter substrate-binding protein yields the protein MTRVRPLAAAASMLAAAALTLSACGTTDVEEPANAATAATSEACAADTTATATGPVSLTDGVGRTVELEKPAERIAVLEWQQIEDALTLCVTPVAVSDAEGYGTYVSAEALPEEGVADIGTRGEPDLDTLYAADPDLIIVEAFSADDEIIAQLEERGVPVLATLGANSADPIGNMKSVFSMIAEATGRTERAEQVLDTFDKHLADAKEKVQAADLATTDFLFFDGWIEGGNVTIRPYGQGALFTALGEELGMTSAWTDEIDSRYGNGGVDPAYGLGQTDIEGLTAVGSANLFHSNDEEVGGYVAELEKNPIWTSLPAVKEGRAYAFPAGVWGAGGPLSNQQAIDAYVDAMLAE from the coding sequence ATGACCCGAGTCCGCCCGCTGGCCGCAGCAGCTTCCATGCTTGCTGCAGCCGCACTCACCCTGTCCGCCTGCGGCACCACCGACGTGGAGGAACCGGCAAACGCCGCCACCGCCGCCACGTCTGAAGCCTGCGCAGCCGACACCACCGCCACGGCAACCGGCCCGGTCTCGCTGACCGACGGCGTCGGGCGGACGGTGGAGCTGGAGAAGCCTGCCGAACGCATCGCAGTGCTGGAGTGGCAGCAGATCGAGGACGCGCTGACGCTGTGTGTCACGCCGGTGGCCGTTTCCGACGCCGAGGGCTACGGCACGTATGTCAGCGCCGAGGCCCTCCCGGAGGAAGGCGTCGCGGACATCGGAACCCGCGGCGAACCGGACCTGGACACCCTGTACGCGGCGGATCCGGACCTGATCATCGTGGAGGCGTTCAGCGCCGACGACGAGATCATTGCCCAGCTCGAAGAACGCGGCGTGCCGGTCCTCGCCACCCTCGGAGCCAACAGCGCGGACCCGATCGGGAACATGAAGAGCGTTTTCTCGATGATCGCCGAAGCCACCGGACGCACCGAACGCGCCGAGCAGGTCCTGGATACCTTCGACAAGCATCTGGCCGATGCCAAGGAAAAGGTCCAGGCAGCCGACCTGGCCACCACTGACTTCCTCTTCTTCGACGGCTGGATCGAAGGCGGCAACGTCACCATCCGCCCCTACGGCCAGGGCGCCCTCTTCACTGCCCTCGGCGAAGAACTCGGCATGACCTCCGCCTGGACCGACGAGATTGACTCCCGGTACGGCAACGGCGGCGTGGACCCGGCCTACGGCCTGGGCCAGACGGACATTGAAGGACTCACCGCAGTTGGCAGCGCGAACCTCTTCCACTCCAACGACGAGGAAGTGGGCGGCTACGTTGCCGAACTCGAGAAGAACCCCATCTGGACCTCCCTGCCGGCCGTGAAGGAAGGCCGCGCCTACGCCTTCCCCGCTGGCGTCTGGGGCGCCGGCGGCCCGCTGTCCAACCAGCAGGCCATCGACGCCTACGTTGACGCCATGCTGGCGGAGTGA